The Leishmania major strain Friedlin complete genome, chromosome 28 genome includes a region encoding these proteins:
- a CDS encoding putative electron-transfer-flavoprotein,alpha polypeptide has translation MLRTTALSLGKALVIAEMVGGKVSPATLSAITGAAKVGPVAILVAGASAKDEAQVLAKIKSVASVLVTVGEQYSHGLPEEYAPLIDAAVRANGYTHVFAGTSAFGKNVIPRAAARQSCMPIPEVTEIVDENTFVRQTYAGNAITTIKSSDKIKYCTLRGTAFERAELDGGSAAVADLAATPAVGKAKFVEDQLSTSDKPDLMTAATVISGGRGMKNGDNFKILEELAAPLNAAVGATRAVVDAGYVPNEMQVGQTGKTVAPNFYLACGISGAIQHVAGMKDSKVIAVVNTDEEAPFFQIADYGIAADLFKVVPALTEKVKAANGK, from the coding sequence ATGCTGCGCACGACTGCACTCTCACTGGGCAAAGCCCTCGTCATTGCTGAGATGGTGGGTGGGAAGGTCTCACCAGCGACACTGTCTGCCATTACAGGGGCCGCGAAGGTGGGCCCGGTGGCGATCCTGGTGGCCGGTGCGTCCGCCAAGGATGAGGCCCAGGTGCTAGCCAAGATCAAGTCTGTAGCGAGCGTGCTGGTGACGGTCGGGGAGCAATACAGCCACGGCCTCCCGGAGGAGTACGCTCCGCTCATCGACGCGGCGGTGAGGGCGAATGGCTACACGCACGTGTTTGCCGGGACTTCAGCATTCGGCAAAAATGTCATCCCtagggcggcggcgaggcagagcTGCATGCCCATTCCCGAAGTCACGGAGATCGTGGACGAGAACACGTTTGTGCGGCAGACGTACGCCGGCAATGCAATCACGACCATCAAGTCGTCTGACAAGATCAAGTACTGCACCTTGCGCGGTACGGCGTTTGAGCGAGCCGAGTTGGACGGTGGtagcgccgcggtggcggacCTCGCCGCAACCCCGGCGGTAGGTAAAGCAAAGTTTGTAGAGGACCAGCTGTCCACCAGCGACAAGCCCGACttgatgacggcggcgaccGTCATTTCTGGCGGCCGAGGTATGAAGAACGGCGATAACTTCAAGATtctggaggagctggccgCCCCGCTGAATGCAGCTGTCGGCGCTACCCGCGCTGTTGTCGATGCTGGCTACGTGCCAAACGAGATGCAGGTCGGCCAGACGGGCAAGACCGTCGCGCCGAACTTCTACCTCGCGTGCGGCATCTCCGGCGCTATCCAGCACGTGGCCGGCATGAAGGACTCGAAAGTGATCGCCGTGGTCAAcacggacgaggaggcgcccTTCTTTCAAATCGCCGACTACGGCATTGCCGCTGATCTCTTCAAAGTGGTGCCAGCGCTGACGGAGAAGGTGAAGGCGGCTAACGGCAAGTGA